The window CAGCTCCGCGGCGCATGCGGGCACTTGCCTGGCAGGGCCCGGAGTCGCTTGCCCGCACAACCTTCGCCAGAGAGCGACTGGCAGCAGTACGAGCAGCCTGCTCCGAGGTCATGGGACACCCCGTCGACTGGGACACGGTGCCATCTGGCGAGAAGGCGGACAGCAGGAAAAGCGCCTTCGCCAACGTCCTGGCAGGGGCCGGATGCCTGGTGGCGGTCCTTGCGTTCCTCGCGATCTGGGTAAACGGACTCGTTGCCCTCTTCGACTGACTCAGGTCGATGGAGGAGCAGAGCGCGGAGCGCTTCGATGTGGTCCTGCTCGCTCGCGAATGCGCCGTTGCCGCGAGGTGCCCAGGGAACGGCGAGCTTGCTGACCAGCCGCTGCTTGACAGCCCAGTAGAGAAGTGCTGGTTTCCGCTCCGATTCCCCCAACCTCCGAGGAGCCTGACGACGACCAAGAGTCGGACGCCGGCTGGGCCGTTCAGGGTAGGTCCGGGATGTCAAGGATACGAAGGAAGGCGGTTGGATGCGTGCGCGTACGCGAGGAGAGGCTGCCCGGGGGCACACTGTCAGCGCGGCCCCCGGGCATCCTCTCGTGGTCGGTCACCAGCCGACGGCCACCAGTAGCCACTGCGGGTTGCCGTGGGAGATGAACGAGGACTGGCCCGCCACGTCGTCGTAGGGGAAGCCGTAGGCGAGCCGGTTGATGGCGTTGTCGTGCCAGAACTTGGCGTAGTAGTTGGCCGGTGCCGCCTTGTAGTACTGGGCCGGGTCGGACTGCTGGGCGGCCGGGAGCGTGGCGACGTGCCGGTTCAGGGCGGCGCACATGTCGGGGTTGCCGGCCAGGGAGGCTGCGCAGCCGAAGATGTCGGAGGTGGCCGCGTTCACGCCGACCGACTGGGCGTAGGACGTGAAGTAGTTGGCGTTCGCGCCGCCCGCGCGGAAGCTGGGGTCGCTGCCGGGGGCGATGATCCGGTAGGGGGCCTGGGTCTGGGCCAGCACCTTGAACTGGTCGGGAACGGCGCTGGTGAACCGCTGGAAGGTGGTGGCGCGGTCCTCGGCGAAGGTCTGCCGGTTCTCGCCGACCTCCACGTCGTAGCCGTCCTTGGAGTGCAGGCGCATGGCGAGCTTCAGTCCGAAGGCGTCGACGCGGGTCGTGTTGCCGTTGAAGACGTTGTTGCCGACGGTGAACTCGATGAAGTCGTAGTAGGGGCTGTTGGGCGAGCCGAGGTAGAAGTACATGCGGCCCGCCGAGTTCGCCGGCATGTCGAGGTACGGCTGCTCGGCGATGGAGTGGACCTGGCCGTTGAAGCTCCAGTACACCTGGCTGTCGGGGTACTTGCCGTTGGTGCGGTTGAGGATCTTCACCTCGACGGCGTTCTTCGCGGCGGGAATGTCACTGGTGCCGCCCCAGAAGTCGTCCGGCGGCGTGGTGGTGCCGCCGGGTCCGTAGACCTGGAACTCCCACAGGGAGTAGCCGTAGGGGGTGGCTCGCGCGGTTCCGTAGACGCGCACATAGCGGCCGCTGCCGGTGACGGCGAGGTTCTGGGTGCCGCCGGTGGCGTTGGTGGTGGAGTAGACGGTGGTCCAGGTGTTCGCGTCGCTGGACGTCTGGATCTGGAAGGACTTGGCGTACGCGGCCTCCCAGTTGAGGGTGAAGCGGGTCAGTTGCTGGACGGATCCGAGGTCCACCCGGAGCCACTGCGGGTCGGAGAAGGCGGAGGACCAGCGGGTGCCGGTGTTGCCGTCGACCGCGGCGGAGGCCGGGAAGGTGTCGTTCTCGACCGAGGACGCCACGGCGGGCCGCCCCTGGGAGAGCAGTTGGTCCGCGGCCTGCGCGGACGACGGTGTCAGAGCGGCGAAGCAGGCGGCGAGCAGGACGACGACCAAGCCGAGTGCCGTACGGGCACGGGCGGTGGTCGCCGGTCTGCGGGTGAG of the Streptomyces sp. NBC_01788 genome contains:
- a CDS encoding beta-1,3-glucanase family protein; amino-acid sequence: MQPFSGVLTRRPATTARARTALGLVVVLLAACFAALTPSSAQAADQLLSQGRPAVASSVENDTFPASAAVDGNTGTRWSSAFSDPQWLRVDLGSVQQLTRFTLNWEAAYAKSFQIQTSSDANTWTTVYSTTNATGGTQNLAVTGSGRYVRVYGTARATPYGYSLWEFQVYGPGGTTTPPDDFWGGTSDIPAAKNAVEVKILNRTNGKYPDSQVYWSFNGQVHSIAEQPYLDMPANSAGRMYFYLGSPNSPYYDFIEFTVGNNVFNGNTTRVDAFGLKLAMRLHSKDGYDVEVGENRQTFAEDRATTFQRFTSAVPDQFKVLAQTQAPYRIIAPGSDPSFRAGGANANYFTSYAQSVGVNAATSDIFGCAASLAGNPDMCAALNRHVATLPAAQQSDPAQYYKAAPANYYAKFWHDNAINRLAYGFPYDDVAGQSSFISHGNPQWLLVAVGW
- a CDS encoding DUF6584 family protein codes for the protein MPLRDTLARVDADLVAGRVPVARQRLRGLVSSFPNDLMLRRRLAEVYRLYGDPAEAGRWMYLEQDRDPAETSAFEARYHTAPRRMRALAWQGPESLARTTFARERLAAVRAACSEVMGHPVDWDTVPSGEKADSRKSAFANVLAGAGCLVAVLAFLAIWVNGLVALFD